The sequence AAAATGGGCTCAACCAGCATGAACAGTTGCCCGGGCCGCTTTGTATTTATAAAGAGTGATGAAGCCAGAGCCAGGTTAAAACCCTGTCTGGCGCCGCTGAATGTGAACAAGGTGCTGAGTGCGCCTGTGACGGTGATCATCGCTTATGATCAGGCCTTTTACCGGCAGATGCCCAAACTCTTTGCCCATAATCCCAATGCCGCGGCTATGTTTGAGAACAATGCCGAACTGGCCGCCACCTCGGCATTTCGCAACGGCACCCTGCAGGGCGCGTACCTGATGATCGCGGCCCGCGCACTGGGGCTGGATGTGGGGCCGATGTCCGGATTCAACAACAAGATCTGCGATGAAACCTTCTTTGCCGGTACCAGCATCAGGAGCAACTTTTTGTGCTCCCTGGGCTACGGGGATACCGACAAGCTGTTTCAGCGCCTGCCCCGGCTGGATTTTGATGAAGCCTGTGAGCTGATTTAGTCAGCCTGCCTGGCAGGCGTCAGCAATTCTTGCCTGACCCGGGCCATGATCTCAGGCTGGGGTGAGGGCATACGCAAATCCGCCGAAGGCTGAGCCTGTCTAAATGCCG comes from Lacimicrobium alkaliphilum and encodes:
- a CDS encoding malonic semialdehyde reductase, giving the protein MTSVQISAQQQAQIEQAQKRARALKKQVAPLDDDALDLIIREARSHNGWQDKPVTDDVLRQLYDIVKMGSTSMNSCPGRFVFIKSDEARARLKPCLAPLNVNKVLSAPVTVIIAYDQAFYRQMPKLFAHNPNAAAMFENNAELAATSAFRNGTLQGAYLMIAARALGLDVGPMSGFNNKICDETFFAGTSIRSNFLCSLGYGDTDKLFQRLPRLDFDEACELI